From Oncorhynchus mykiss isolate Arlee chromosome 25, USDA_OmykA_1.1, whole genome shotgun sequence, a single genomic window includes:
- the LOC110505304 gene encoding zinc finger protein 292, producing MAGGETEKEYDTRKAIEGLRERFQELTTTLKESSESLSEASLRFCQEFCQILVEHAGRWKTEEEPLPLLEAYTVAILSYAKATSCLSSECENVPLVLENLAMSCLELLLRLPEHVPGALWGEFQSSIKLAHGLLQENGNTQLHMLSAMAQAPGVWNNTTLCSILSNEIPEIDRVNEFLQMEGPTLLNMRIKHLIKQNRAEKAAVLAKVCSEYPEYEGKGNFKQTYFVCLCVTKTQEQLMQEITQVDCKDALEMICNLESDGDEKGALCLCSAFLKRQLLQGDMYCAWELTLFWSKLLIRSESSGDSFLDQCRKLVLLSRNVCHILFLIKVIQSEVGGVGLPVCIEMCIRALQMASSDNTDSRTTICKTISCLLPTDFEVKQACQLTEFLNQPTVNSYYAVESLYNESDEKREDENLPVPNSLRCELLLALKTQWPFDPEFWDWRTLKRNCLALMGEEASIVSSIDTLNDTDEGLEDDAAEKGSEFKDLEDFILNTTNELNEIADEKEKNREAKKLREKGFVSARFRNWRAYMQYCVLCDKEFLGHRIVRHAQKHFKDGVYTCPICADSFNTKEILEPHVASHVKQSCKERLAAMKATRKLPKPMQSTSSHWNHLKDRAVVNLEAETNVSPNDANFLDGNHNSAETVKVNTQNPVQTKVSPPKPVQTRYEAEFTEDCVCPVTYCQKVFKFFRSLVTHVKAHKNDEEATRFLEIQRQKVVCQYCRRQFVNARHLNDHLQMHCGAKPYYCIQLNCTASFHCNSELLMHKRQHTDFKAGCMFPNCGRIFNEAYLLYDHEAQHYLTFTCKIANCGKIFYSQSQLNLHQQNHDTNEVPITSENHPVPKMEPSTQCSARQEETCSASVILDQKTAHDYVKEGVVKSGSSTSTVPENPNGTVKIKHSVESMLNSVTNPRKELQKCYVPLIKTKLGLENAKLSPDVPLQDMIANCEDKNHCGTNPLKGYPKEDLDNQPTQAVQKVLPQAFPLPEIKSEPPFLLHPYESTPAITGRDEDAHSCPLEACDRKYSTPKSLSRHVKKNHPDIFEDWKLAKKYKKVAKITSRKVPSVNRTSKDQTPLHQVSQCRNTGLQQFEYPMACSSLPAVCPPWEAPPNQTGLMQSEMGEVWTSTLNNCYADVFHLNEYPNKSVTPWQSESYPTGYPLERGREHTPANMHGSAIHPIKSESSLMNQMSEYVSSSLMLDNGGHMHSGGQHYGIINSGVNADSVDVSLMRKNNSSMFSQESNGSNLSAGGFFASYVPDESSNLNSRSRPSTDIPSNVLSHDGQVAPRNTVEMNNIENITHFTSPNYENQMNSSVDDMLLSPHASIQTDVSYDDTCHAESEAIPADDKNAVHETQTVKRCRLSKRTKWPAIIKDGKVICRRCFREFSSTKSLGGHLSKRSQCKPLDEMDLTDDLPTSFLDFLNDPNVPETNDSSNNLVNVEFPQEVVGNLSTPNTSDLAQKETSKPLDSHSLNTFPSVLTGGQSKPCPNKTEVWIELIQSKNNVGSPQKERKSNDSLSEKRSNTTSIAACQDDKVIEIQNALQMLDLVEAAHEKSLQENCSSKYNDRQSNAISSNNVMQKDSDQSMTTKMIMKEDQNRDNGPKPFKCEMDNCEYGFMTKEALFRHLARVHDYTIEMIEYLKKTPVKFSPYPCHICPKTFTRTTGLRIHYEKVHHLTQAEMNKLKVGSRKKKSSNSSIKTEVESSNGTGSSVVSTLIKQEPLDIDIGCPMQSTNQEGHAQSCEIITAGDVVQEDSFHQLTVERLQSPQDTLEDLDKSFYQLESPSKTGYTKNEPSTTAMQMNHTPVLKQKLGQGDTLKEPEASSNTKSFSHATEAISSQTVKPLPEKAGCSKNTISKDEVHVQKKEKVQKRLGLQLCDADNSFSPYRPYRCVHEGCAAAFTIQQNLILHCRAMHQSSLPLPSGDLDTDIPGQQAAEVQNNEIRCQVKDCSRIFPGITTLVQHYLLLHKFTRDKATVMMSSIKVGTFQCDRSECTLSFTSVEKYIDHIKNFHKEINISERGSVDQTFKCEYDGCDRVYTTKSNLLRHEMKKHNLIYIPRTQQQRTGVIPNNGKENIENKFKVKKKNTKKKDDKSPDHWTSFGKPSLKSMDEASAMCTKNFSLQYPCMIKGCDAVERAERNIFRHYTTHGLTERYIEDQRSQFIFCKKYPRSRFKDANKSEGMSTDASAEETDPNESEPEISKTTCQRQEALDGIIQAEAKLSTDASSESQSSTSEVKKRGRPLKSSRRALACPDRRLTLRNRPADKVYRLTDTLDQGFTASQEEETEDGVALDTLLKFLETSPSTHTPKRKMSGGSRTELPLKQQRTFQQKTANIICETPDIFIEACQNLVDFRNPLSLQSVNNVKIVMDKTFSNGAELLLKQLQDMRPMVLIKKVAS from the exons ATCCTTGTGGAACATGCAGGCCGATGGAAGACTGAGGAGGAGCCACTGCCTTTACTGGAGGCATACACAGTGGCCATACTCAGTTATGCGAAGGCCACGTCCTGTCTCTCCTCCGAATGTGAAAATGTGCCACTCGTTCTTGAAAACCTAGCAAT GAGCTGTCTGGAGCTCCTTCTCAGACTGCCTGAGCATGTCCCTGGTGCCTTATGGGGGGAGTTTCAGTCCTCTATCAAG TTGGCGCACGGCCTTTTGCAAGAAAATGGGAACACACAGCTTCACATGCTATCAGCTATGGCACAGGCGCCTGGTGTGTGGAACAACACCACTCTGTGCAGCATTCTGTCTAATGAGATACCTGAAATTGACAGAG TTAATGAGTTCCTGCAGATGGAAGGTCCTACACTCCTTAATATGCGAATAAAGCACCTTATCAAACAGAATCGAGCAGAGAAAGCAGCTGTCTTAGCGAAGGTGTGCTCGGAGTATCCAGAGTACGAAGGAAAAGGGAACTTCAAGCAGACATACTTTGTTTGCCTGTGTGTAACAAAAACACAAGAACAACTCATGCAAGAG ATCACCCAGGTAGACTGTAAGGATGCATTGGAGATGATTTGTAACCTGGAATCGGATGGGGATGAAAAAGGAGCCCTTTGTTTGTGCTCTGCTTTCCTCAAGCGGCAGCTTCTCCAGGGAGATATGTATTGTGCCTG GGAGCTCACACTCTTCTGGAGTAAGCTTTTAATACGGTCAGAGTCTTCAGGAGATTCATTTCTTGATCAATGCAGAAAGTTGGTCCTGCTATCAAGGAACGTCTGTCATATCCTCTTCCTCATCAAGGTTATCCAGTCCGAG GTTGGAGGAGTGGGACTGCCTGTGTGCATTGAAATGTGCATTCGAGCTCTACAAATGGCATCCAGTGACAACACAGACAGCAGGACCACCATCTGCAAAACTATTTCCTGCCTTTTGCCCACTGATTTCGAGGTGAAACAGGCATGCCAACTAACAGAGTTCCTCAATCAGCCTACTGTGAACTCATATTATGCTGTTGAATCACTCTATAATGAATCTGATGAAAAGCGTGAGGATGAGAATCTTCCAGTACCCAACTCACTACGCTGTGAGTTACTGTTGGCCTTGAAGACACAGTGGCCTTTTGATCCAGAATTTTGGGACTGGAGAACCTTGAAGCGCAATTGTTTGGCATTGATGGGTGAGGAGGCATCCATTGTGTCATCTATCGACACTCTCAATGACACTGATGAGGGACTTGAGGATGATGCCGCAGAAAAAGGTTCAGAGTTCAAAGACCTTGAGGATTTTATTTTGAACACAACAAATGAATTGAATGAAATTGCAGATGAAAAAGAGAAAAATAGGGAAGCTAAGAAATTAAGGGAGAAAGGGTTTGTTTCGGCAAGATTTAGGAATTGGCGAGCCTATATGCAGTATTGTGTTCTATGTGATAAAGAGTTCCTTGGCCACAGGATAGTCCGTCATGCACAGAAGCATTTTAAAGATGGGGTCTACACCTGTCCAATTTGTGCTGACAGCTTTAACACTAAGGAGATCCTTGAGCCACATGTAGCATCACATGTAAAGCAATCTTGCAAAGAGCGACTTGCTGCAATGAAAGCAACTAGGAAATTGCCCAAGCCAATGCAATCCACCAGCAGTCATTGGAATCATTTGAAAGATAGAGCTGTCGTTAATCTTGAGGCAGAGACCAATGTCAGTCCAAATGATGCTAATTTTCTGGATGGAAATCACAACAGTGCTGAAACTGTCAAAGTCAATACTCAAAATCCTGTACAAACTAAGGTCAGTCCTCCAAAGCCTGTACAAACTAGATATGAAGCTGAATTTACAGAGGATTGTGTCTGCCCTGTTACATACTGTCAGAAGGTATTCAAGTTTTTTCGGAGTCTTGTAACTCATGTAAAAGCCCACAAAAATGACGAGGAAGCAACACGTTTTTTGGAGATACAACGACAGAAGGTTGTGTGTCAGTATTGTCGTCGGCAGTTTGTTAATGCCAGACATCTCAATGATCATTTGCAAATGCACTGTGGTGCTAAGCCATATTATTGCATACAGCTGAATTGCACAGCCAGCTTTCACTGCAATTCGGAACTTCTCATGCATAAAAGACAACACACTGACTTTAAGGCAGGTTGTATGTTCCCTAATTGTGGAAGGATTTTCAATGAGGCCTACCTGTTGTATGATCATGAGGCACAACATTACCTTACATTCACTTGCAAAATAGCTAATTGTGGGAAGATTTTCTATTCACAGTCCCAGCTAAATTTGCATCAGCAGAACCATGATACAAATGAAGTGCCCATCACAAGTGAGAACCATCCTGTACCTAAAATGGAACCTTCCACCCAGTGCTCCGCTAGGCAAGAGGAAACCTGCTCTGCCTCTGTCATTCTAGATCAGAAGACTGCACATGATTACGTGAAGGAAGGAGTAGTTAAATCAGGTTCGTCAACATCAACAGTTCCTGAGAACCCAAACGGCACAGTGAAAATAAAACATTCAGTCGAGAGCATGTTGAATTCTGTTACCAATCCTAGAAAGGAGTTACAGAAGTGTTATGTTCCACTCATCAAAACTAAGCTCGGATTGGAGAATGCAAAACTATCTCCTGATGTCCCACTCCAAGATATGATTGCCAATTGTGAGGATAAAAATCACTGTGGAACCAATCCCTTGAAAGGGTATCCAAAAGAGGACCTGGATAACCAACCAACTCAAGCTGTTCAGAAAGTGTTACCACAGGCCTTTCCTCTACCAGAAATTAAGAGTGAACCCCCGTTTTTGCTACATCCATATGAAAGCACTCCTGCAATAACTGGTAGAGATGAAGACGCACATAGTTGTCCACTTGAAGCATGTGACCGCAAATACAGTACCCCTAAAAGTCTCTCCCGACATGTAAAGAAAAACCATCCAGACATTTTTGAAGACTGGAAACTGGCTAAGAAGTACAAGAAAGTTGCCAAAATAACTTCGAGAAAGGTTCCTTCCGTGAACAGGACTTCAAAGGACCAAACACCACTTCATCAAGTATCACAATGCAGAAATACTGGACTACAACAGTTTGAATATCCGATGGCATGTTCAAGTTTACCTGCTGTTTGCCCCCCTTGGGAAGCCCCACCAAATCAGACTGGGCTAATGCAGTCAGAGATGGGTGAAGTGTGGACATCTACATTGAACAATTGCTATGCAGATGTCTTCCATCTGAATGAATACCCCAATAAGAGTGTAACTCCTTGGCAATCAGAATCTTATCCAACTGGCTATCCATTAGAAAGAGGCAGAGAACATACACCAGCAAATATGCATGGCAGTGCCATCCATCCCATTAAATCAGAATCAAGTTTGATGAATCAGATGTCAGAATATGTGTCAAGCTCGCTTATGCTGGATAATGGAGGACACATGCACAGTGGAGGACAACACTATGGGATAATTAACTCGGGGGTTAATGCAGATAGTGTTGATGTTTCCCTAATGAGAAAAAACAATTCCAGTATGTTTTCCCAAGAAAGTAATGGTAGCAATTTGTCAGCTGGCGGTTTCTTTGCTTCATATGTCCCAGATGAATCTTCCAATCTTAATTCAAGATCAAGGCCATCAACAGACATTCCAAGCAATGTATTGAGTCATGATGGCCAAGTAGCACCACGAAACACAGTGGAGATGAACAACATTGAGAACATAACCCATTTTACATCACCCAATTATGAGAATCAGATGAACAGCTCTGTAGATGACATGCTTCTTAGTCCACATGCTTCTATCCAAACTGATGTATCATATGATGACACATGTCATGCAGAATCTGAAGCTATCCCTGCAGATGACAAGAATGCTGTTCATGAGACACAGACAGTAAAACGCTGCAGACTCAGCAAGAGAACGAAATGGCCTGCTATTATAAAGGATGGTAAAGTTATCTGCCGAAGATGCTTTAGAGAATTCTCAAGCACGAAATCTCTCGGAGGTCATCTTTCAAAACGCTCCCAGTGCAAACCATTAGATGAAATGGATTTAACGGACGATTTGCCTACATCATTTCTCGACTTTCTCAATGACCCAAATGTTCCTGAAACCAATGATTCATCAAACAACTTGGTAAATGTTGAATTCCCACAGGAAGTTGTTGGTAATCTCTCCACACCAAATACCTCTGATTTAGCACAAAAGGAAACCTCAAAACCACTGGATTCTCATTCATTAAACACCTTTCCTTCAGTTTTGACAGGTGGACAATCCAAACCCTGCCCAAATAAAACAGAAGTTTGGATAGAATTGATACAGTCAAAAAATAATGTTGGTAGTCCGCAGAAGGAGCGAAAGTCGAATGATAGTCTTTCTGAAAAAAGGTCAAATACAACTTCCATTGCAGCATGTCAAGATGACAAGGTTATAGAAATTCAAAATGCCTTACAAATGTTGGATTTAGTTGAAGCTGCACATGAGAAAAGTTTGCAGGAAAATTGTTCCTCAAAGTACAATGACCGCCAAAGCAATGCAATCTCAAGCAATAATGTCATGCAAAAAGATAGTGATCAAAGCATGACAACAAAAATGATTATGAAGGAGGACCAGAATCGTGACAATGGCCCCAAGCCGTTCAAGTGTGAAATGGATAATTGTGAATATGGGTTCATGACCAAAGAGGCGTTGTTCAGACACCTTGCTCGAGTTCATGATTACACAATTGAGATGATTGAGTACCTCAAGAAAACCCCAGTCAAATTCTCTCCATATCCTTGTCACATTTGCCCTAAAACATTTACCAGAACCACAGGCCTAAGAATTCACTATGAAAAGGTTCACCACCTGACGCAGGCAGAGATGAACAAGTTAAAGGTTGGAAGTCGCAAAAAAAAGTCAAGCAACTCTTCTATCAAAACAGAGGTAGAGAGTAGTAATGGAACTGGATCTTCAGTTGTGTCGACTTTAATCAAACAAGAGCCACTTGATATTGACATTGGCTGTCCAATGCAAAGCACAAATCAAGAGGGACATGCACAGTCCTGTGAGATCATTACAGCAGGAGATGTAGTACAAGAGGATTCCTTCCATCAGTTAACAGTTGAGAGGTTGCAATCACCACAAGATACTCTGGAGGACCTTGACAAGTCATTTTACCAGTTAGAATCACCATCAAAGACAGGATACACCAAGAATGAGCCATCGACGACAGCCATGCAAATGAACCACACCCCAGTGTTGAAGCAGAAATTAGGTCAAGGTGACACTCTAAAAGAGCCAGAAGCAAGTTCAAACACTAAATCTTTTAGCCATGCAACAGAGGCAATATCCAGCCAGACTGTGAAACCCTTACCTGAAAAAGCAGGTTGTTCAAAAAACACAATATCTAAAGATGAGGTTCATGTCCAAAAGAAAGAAAAGGTTCAGAAAAGGTTGGGGCTTCAACTGTGTGATGCTGACAATTCTTTCAGTCCATATAGGCCGTACCGTTGTGTTCATGAAGGATGCGCTGCAGCTTTTACGATCCAGCAAAATTTGATACTTCACTGTAGGGCTATGCATCAGTCATCCCTCCCCCTGCCTTCAGGAGACCTTGATACTGACATCCCTGGTCAACAAGCTGCTGAAGTCCAGAATAATGAAATCAGATGTCAAGTGAAAGACTGTTCAAGAATATTCCCGGGGATCACAACCTTAGTGCAGCATTACCTCTTGCTTCATAAATTCACTCGAGATAAAGCCACTGTTATGATGTCAAGCATCAAGGTAGGGACATTCCAGTGTGACCGGTCAGAATGTACACTCTCCTTCACCTCTGTGGAGAAATACATTGACCACATAAAAAACTTTCACAAGGAAATAAACATCTCTGAGAGAGGCAGTGTGGATCAGACTTTCAAGTGCGAGTATGATGGCTGTGACCGGGTCTACACTACAAAGTCAAACCTCCTTCGTCATGAGATGAAAAAGCATAATTTAATTTATATTCCCAGAACACAGCAACAGAGAACAGGCGTCATTCCCAACAATGGTAAAGAGAACATTGAAAACAAATTCaaagtgaagaaaaaaaacactaaaAAGAAAGATGACAAATCACCTGACCACTGGACTAGCTTTGGAAAACCCTCTCTGAAATCTATGGATGAAGCATCTGCCATGTGCACAAAAAACTTCTCTTTGCAATACCCATGCATGATAAAAGGCTGTGATGCTGTTGAGAGGGCTGAACGGAACATATTCAGACATTACACCACACATGGACTCACTGAGAGATatatagaggatcagagaagcCAGTTCATTTTCTGCAAAAAGTACCCACGCTCAAGATTCAAAGATGCAAACAAATCCGAGGGTATGTCAACAGACGCCTCCGCTGAGGAGACGGACCCTAATGAGAGTGAACCTGAGATTTCAAAGACCACCTGTCAGAGGCAAGAAGCGTTGGATGGGATCATTCAAGCAGAGGCTAAACTGTCAACTGATGCTAGTTCTGAATCCCAGTCTTCTACTTCGGAGGTCAAAAAAAGGGGGCGTCCCCTCAAATCGTCGCGGCGAGCATTAGCTTGTCCGGACAGAAGATTGACTCTGAGAAATCGTCCAGCAGATAAAGTTTACCGGTTGACAGacactttagaccagggcttcACTGCTTCTCAAGAGGAAGAAACAGAGGATGGTGTTGCACTGGACACTTTGTTAAAGTTCCTGGAAACTTCACCATCGACCCACACTCCCAAAAGAAAAATGAGTGGAGGTTCAAGAACAGAGTTGCCATTAAAACAGCAGCGTACCTTTCAGCAGAAGACGGCCAACATTATATGCGAAACACCTGATATATTTATTGAAGCCTGTCAAAACCTTGTAGACTTCAGAAATCCTCTCAGTCTTCAATCGGTGAACAATGTGAAGATAGTAATGGACAAAACCTTTTCCAATGGTGCTGAGCTTTTGCTAAAGCAACTTCAAGATATGCGACCCATGGTTTTAATAAAAAAAGTGGCTTCATAG